A stretch of Gossypium hirsutum isolate 1008001.06 chromosome A06, Gossypium_hirsutum_v2.1, whole genome shotgun sequence DNA encodes these proteins:
- the LOC107930587 gene encoding D-3-phosphoglycerate dehydrogenase 3, chloroplastic produces MSVISSSNLTISLNTTISLSWRSSLPSRAIFPRPKKPKTLVVLATALGAKPTVLVAEKIGDAGIQLLKTFANVDCSYNLSPEELCTKISLCDALIVRSGTKVTREVFESAMGRLKVVGRAGVGIDNVDISAATEHGCLVVNAPTANTIAAAEHGIALLTAVSRNVAQADASVKAGKWERNKYVGVSLVGKTLAVMGFGKVGSEVARRAKGLGMQVIAHDPYAPADRARAIGVELVSFGEALTTADFISLHMPLTPATSKMFNDETFSRVKKGVRIINVARGGVIDEEALLRALDSGVVAQAALDVFTEEPPPQENKLVRHENVTVTPHLGASTTEAQEGVALEIAEAVVGALRGELAATAVNAPMVPAEVLLELSPYVALTEKLGRLAVQLVAGGSGVKFVKVTYASTRGPDDLDTRLLRAMVTKGLIEPVSSVFVNLVNADFIAKQRGLRLTEERIVLDGSPEKPLEFIQVRIANVESKFVSAISNSGEITVEGRVKDGKPHLTKVGSFGVDVSLEGSIVLCRQSDQPGIIGKVGNIISEENVNVNFMSVGRIAPGKQAVMTIGLDEEPSRDALKKIGEITAVEEFVFLKL; encoded by the exons ATGTCTGTAATATCTTCATCGAACCTGACGATCTCCCTCAACACAACTATCTCTCTGTCATGGCGCTCTTCTCTTCCTTCTCGAGCCATCTTTCCCCGCCccaaaaaacccaaaaccctcGTAGTCCTAGCCACCGCTTTGGGCGCAAAACCCACCGTCCTCGTGGCTGAAAAGATCGGTGACGCCGGTATCCAACTGCTCAAAACTTTCGCCAACGTCGACTGCTCTTACAACTTAAGTCCCGAAGAGCTTTGTACCAAGATTTCACTTTGTGATGCTCTGATAGTGAGGAGTGGAACCAAGGTGACCCGAGAAGTGTTTGAATCGGCTATGGGTAGGCTAAAGGTTGTGGGCAGAGCTGGTGTTGGGATTGATAATGTGGATATATCGGCTGCTACGGAACATGGGTGCCTCGTTGTTAATGCGCCTACAGCCAATACTATTGCTGCTGCGGAACATGGGATTGCTTTGCTTACTGCTGTTTCCAGGAATGTTGCCCAGGCTGATGCTTCTGTCAAAGCCG GGAAATGGGAGAGAAACAAGTATGTAGGGGTATCTCTTGTGGGGAAAACACTTGCTGTAATGGGGTTTGGGAAAGTTGGTTCTGAAGTAGCCAGGCGTGCTAAGGGACTTGGAATGCAAGTAATTGCACATGATCCTTATGCACCAGCAGACCGTGCTCGTGCCATTGGTGTGGAGCTAGTGTCATTTGGAGAAGCATTAACAACTGCTGATTTCATCTCCTTGCACATGCCTCTCACTCCTGCTACATCCAAAATGTTCAATGATGAAACTTTTTCTCGAGTGAAGAAAGGGGTTCGTATCATCAACGTCGCCCGTGGTGGTGTTATTGATGAGGAAGCTTTACTACGAGCCTTAGATTCCGGGGTTGTTGCTCAG GCAGCACTTGATGTATTCACTGAAGAACCTCCTCCACAAGAGAATAAGTTAGTGAGGCATGAAAATGTGACTGTAACTCCTCATCTTGGTGCTAGTACCACTGAGGCTCAG GAAGGTGTGGCCCTTGAAATTGCTGAAGCAGTTGTTGGGGCTTTGAGAGGGGAACTTGCTGCCACTGCTGTAAATGCCCCAATGGTTCCTGCTGAG GTCCTGTTAGAACTTTCACCATATGTTGCACTCACTGAGAAGCTAGGTAGATTGGCAGTGCAATTGGTTGCTGGTGGAAGTGGTGTGAAGTTTGTAAAGGTGACTTATGCCTCAACTAGAGGTCCAGATGATCTTGATACTCGGTTGCTCCGAGCTATGGTTACCAAGGGTTTAATTGAGCCTGTATCTAGTGTTTTTGTCAACTTAGTGAATGCAGACTTCATAGCTAAACAAAGAGGACTTCGGCTAACTGAAGAGCGTATAGTATTAGACGGTTCACCCGAGAAACCACTCGAGTTCATCCAGGTTCGAATAGCCAATGTCGAATCTAAATTCGTTAGTGCCATTTCAAACTCGGGTGAGATCACAGTTGAAGGAAGGGTGAAAGATGGGAAACCCCATTTGACCAAAGTTGGATCCTTTGGTGTTGATGTAAGCCTTGAAGGAAGTATTGTACTTTGTAGGCAAAGTGATCAACCTGGGATCATTGGAAAAGTGGGGAATATTATAAGTGAAGAAAATGTAAATGTAAATTTCATGAGTGTTGGTAGGATTGCACCAGGAAAACAAGCTGTAATGACAATTGGTCTGGATGAGGAACCTAGTAGAGATGCATTAAAGAAAATAGGAGAAATTACAGCTGTGGAAGAGTTTGTCTTCCTAAAGTTGTAA
- the LOC107930588 gene encoding probable carbohydrate esterase At4g34215, with product MSNMFKLMTWFSMLCVTGSTLVLGRNNTAKDIFILAGQSNMAGRGGVNHGKWDGNIPPECKPKRSILRFTANLDWEVAREPLHVDIDIGKVCGVGPGMAFANEIIRSHRSRTGIIGLVPCAVGGTSINKWGKGSRLYDQLVKRANEALKDGGGTIRAILWFQGESDTVNKDDAETYKGKMVMLIEDLCLDLNLPSLPFIQVVLASGEGTITNIEMVRKAQMGIKMKNVKCVDAKGLPLNADNLHLTTMSEVKLGLKLAYAFLLSFSHFH from the exons ATGTCCAACATGTTCAAGTTGATGACATGGTTCTCTATGTTGTGTGTTACCGGTTCAACTTTAGTTTTAGGGCGAAATAACACCGCAAAGGACATATTTATCCTAGCAGGACAAAGTAACATGGCCGGCCGGGGTGGTGTCAATCATGGGAAGTGGGACGGTAACATCCCGCCTGAATGCAAACCAAAGCGGTCCATCCTCCGCTTCACCGCGAACCTTGATTGGGAAGTAGCAAGGGAACCCCTACATGTAGACATTGATATAGGAAAGGTTTGTGGGGTTGGACCTGGGATGGCATTCGCTAACGAGATCATTCGATCACACAGGTCCAGAACCGGCATCATCGGCTTGGTCCCTTGTGCTGTTGGTGGGACTTCCATAAACAAATGGGGAAAAGGAAGCCGTTTGTATGATCAATTGGTGAAACGAGCCAATGAGGCATTGAAGGATGGTGGTGGAACCATAAGGGCCATATTGTGGTTTCAAGGTGAGAGTGATACAGTTAATAAAGATGATGCTGAGACATATAAAGGGAAGATGGTGATGCTCATTGAGGACTTGTGTTTGGATCTTAATCTCCCCTCTCTACCTTTTATCCAG GTCGTACTTGCCTCCGGAGAAGGTACAATTACAAATATAGAGATGGTGAGAAAAGCTCAAATGGGGATAAAGATGAAGAATGTAAAGTGTGTGGATGCCAAGGGGTTGCCTCTAAATGCAGATAatcttcaccttactaccatgtCAGAGGTCAAGCTTGGTCTCAAATTGGCTTAtgcttttctcctttctttttcccattttcatTGA